ATATTTTGAAGGAACATGGATTTCACTAAGTTCGTAGCTCTATTGAGATCCAAAAGCATTTCAGAGGTGACATTTACTCCTCATTGCGAGTATCGTCTTCAGCTTAGGAAAATTTCAAAGGATTTGGTAAAGAGTTTGCTTTATGATCCTAAGAGCCTTAGAGGCGTGCTTCAGCAAGAGCCCGAGGAGAGGTTTAAGCTGTATTATACTTATACTGAGGATAAGGATTTAGTAATAATAGTGGATGCGAAGCATATTAAGAGTAAATTAAGATTAATTGTGGTGACAGTATTTCCGCAACCCTCTAAGAGGAGAACGAAGGTGAAAGAATATGAAAGAGAAGGTTAAGTTTAAGCCTGTGGATTATGATCCTATAGTTGATTCACTCTTTGTAAGGGTGCCGGAGAGTGAGTATGAACATTCTGTTATGCTTGGAGATGATGTTATTCTGGATTTTGGTCGGCTTTCAGGTAAGGATAAGTTGGATATCGTTGGTTTTGAGATACTCGAGGCTTCCAAAAAGTTCGGGTTAGACAAACATTTGCTCAGGAACATTAAGAGACTCTACGCGGAGATTAAGATTAGCGAAGATAGGATTGAAATGATGATTTCAATAGTTGTAGTGCAAAGAAAGAAGGAACGGAAACGCTCAAGAATATTAGAAATGGCAAACGTCGGTCTTCCCACAGCTGTCACTTCAATTAGTGTCTAGGTAGAATTTTTAATGAAAATTTCAACTACTTGGTTTTCATATTTTCATCCCAAAACGGCTTTTTTCTTAGGAACACGAGTGGGTTTTCCAAAAAGCTCTACAAACTGGGATTAGAAAAGACAACCTCTTCAACAAGCTTCAAGTTATTCTTAAATCAACTTACTTAACTCTCGCTTTGGGTTGTGAGAAGGTAATCTATCGCTGCTTTAGTGCAACCCACAATCCTCAGGCTGCTTTGGATGATTTAAAAGCTAGGAAAGTTGCGAGAAGCGAGGGAGTTAACGTAATCGGAACATTGGGCATTTTAAAGCTTTTGAAAGAATTAAACTTAGCCAAATTTGAGCCTGAAGACCTTTTTAAAGAGCTAACTCAAGTAGGTTTCAGAATTAAAAAAGAGCTGTTCTTTGAGATTTTCAAAGATTAATCTGCTTTCAGCATGTTCACATCAAGAAATTAGAGAAGTTTAGGGTATTCTTCCTTTAACTCCTTGGCAAGAGACTATTTAAATATTGCACCACAACACAGAGTGAGAGTAGTAGAAATCTTACTGTTACAGCTCTGCTCAAAAACCCGAAGAACATTGAAATTACTGTCCCGGCAAAGACAATCCCCGTCCCCCTTGCAATCTTCTGCCGCTCGCTCATGGGGGTCACCACAGCAGTCACCTGATCCATTTTCTTTGCAGCTGCAGCAACAGAGGATTCTTTATGTGTCTTCTTCTAATCCTCAAGCTTCTCTTAATTTCATCAATAAACTCTTGAAGTTTCCTAACTCTTATGGAGTAGTATACCACCTGGATAAAAGACTTAACAAATGGCAACAACACATGCGGTAAAACCAGCAAATGGCTTGGATAATACCTAACAAAAAGAAGAACACCATTTTTTCTACTATAATAACTTTTTATTGCTTTTGTTTTTTTGATTTTCCTGCTTTTGTTATCAGATATTCCTCTTCTGTGATACACAACCGCAGTGGGAACCAAAATTGAAATATATCCTGCTAACCTAATCCTCCAAGACAAATCCACATCTTCGTATATAACAAAAAAGTCATCATCAAATACACCAACTTCCATCAATACCTGCGATTTATAAAGCGCTGTAGCGGCACAAGATCCAAAAATCTCTACTTCTTTACTAAGAGGTGATGTATAAGGGGAATTAATTCCAATATCTCTCGCCCCATACTTCAAAAGCTCTTGACCGAGCGAATCAATAGTTCTCCCGTCGGGCTTAAGCAGCAATGCCTGGACG
Above is a genomic segment from Thermococcus sp. M39 containing:
- a CDS encoding DUF2283 domain-containing protein is translated as MKEKVKFKPVDYDPIVDSLFVRVPESEYEHSVMLGDDVILDFGRLSGKDKLDIVGFEILEASKKFGLDKHLLRNIKRLYAEIKISEDRIEMMISIVVVQRKKERKRSRILEMANVGLPTAVTSISV
- a CDS encoding DUF3368 domain-containing protein, which codes for MGCEKVIYRCFSATHNPQAALDDLKARKVARSEGVNVIGTLGILKLLKELNLAKFEPEDLFKELTQVGFRIKKELFFEIFKD
- a CDS encoding glycosyltransferase family 2 protein, whose amino-acid sequence is MLPRVSMIILNWNGWKDTIECLESLYRITYPNYDVVLVDNASQDDSVQKIKEYAEGKIKVNSKFFRYTSHNKPIKVFEVSEDEARKGKFNRPLYEKFDVNRRLILIKNKDNYGFAGGNNIGIKFALSVLNPDYILLLNNDTVVDKNFLTELVKAAESDGKIGSVQALLLKPDGRTIDSLGQELLKYGARDIGINSPYTSPLSKEVEIFGSCAATALYKSQVLMEVGVFDDDFFVIYEDVDLSWRIRLAGYISILVPTAVVYHRRGISDNKSRKIKKTKAIKSYYSRKNGVLLFVRYYPSHLLVLPHVLLPFVKSFIQVVYYSIRVRKLQEFIDEIKRSLRIRRRHIKNPLLLQLQRKWIR